Proteins from a single region of Electrophorus electricus isolate fEleEle1 chromosome 5, fEleEle1.pri, whole genome shotgun sequence:
- the LOC118241433 gene encoding uncharacterized protein LOC118241433 has product MYPVINLHQVDCHVCRSNLRECVHWGVPLTPAETAPEQITGPQPPIFINSEGEDEGHLPPSPFPESPQHQSEVLIEDVQEQGEEDESADDADDGYDGYDGDDEDDADDGDNDDGGDEDDWTPQDTILHVFGQSHLTIQLPEVSTQFVTDLALDSLRTLMEPVHEYLRRNRTNRNTQMNPCTVGLPGEAPSTSPTCAGSSSGVSNPSQEEDDEVRLICAIRSAQANQPTSRPTSPGPFDCMVPEYGRDHPLLAMKAWRADAWGASFGAAGENYTPGWYPIYHTPPSTGASRPSNTDLAATAQTEHAQHSSGPENTPRDPDEVRAHSSSAAPAVGQSGRSQREQSRSRKRSREANSPSSSHSSESESSPSKMRRENEQE; this is encoded by the exons ATGTACCCGGTCATTAACCTGCATCAGGTCGACTGCCATG tgtgCAGATCCAATCTGCGAGAATGTGTTCATTGGGGTGTCCCTCTGACTCCTGCTGAGACAGCACCAGAACAAATCACTGGACCTCAGCCCCCCATCTTCATcaacagtgagggagaggatgaaggtCACCTACCTCCCTCACCTTTCCCAGAAAGCCCCCAGCATCAGAGTGAAGTCCTGATAGAGGATGTGCAGGAACAAGGTGAAGAGGATGAGAGtgctgatgatgctgatgatggtTATGATGGttatgatggtgatgatgaggatgatgctgatgatggtgataatgatgatggtggtgatgaggaTGACTGGACTCCTCAGGACACGATATTGCACGTCTTTGGCCAGAGCCATTTGACCATTCAACTTCCAGAGGTTTCCACTCAGTTTGTCACTGATCTAGCTCTGGACAGCCTGAGAACACTCATGGAACCTGTGCACGAATATCTGCGCaggaacagaacaaacagaaacacacagatgaatcCGTGCACTGTTGGACTTCCAGGAGAGGCACCATCAACTAGCCCTACCTGCGCAGGCAGCAGCTCCGGTGTGTCAAATCCTTCTCAAGAAGAAGACGACGAAGTGAGGCTCATTTGCGCCATTCGGAGCGCCCAAGCAAATCAGCCCACGAGCCGCCCGACGTCTCCCGGGCCCTTTGACTGCATGGTGCCCGAATATGGCAGGGACCACCCTCTGCTTGCCATGAAGGCTTGGAGGGCCGATGCATGGGGTGCCAGCTTCGGGGCAGCAGGGGAGAACTACACACCTGGATGGTATCCAATTTACCATACTCCACCATCTACTGGTGCCTCCAGGCCATCAAACACGGATTTAGCGGCGACGGCACAGACTGAACATGCTCAGCACAGCTCCGGGCCTGAAAACACTCCCAGAGATCCTGATGAGGTCAGAGctcacagctccagtgctgctcctgccgtgGGCCAGAGCGGCAGAAGCCAGAGGGAGCAAAGTAGgtccaggaagaggagcagagaggcgAACTCCCCgagctcctctcacagctccgaGAGCGAGAGCAGCCCCAGCAAGATGAGACGAGAGAATGAACAGGAATGA
- the LOC118241434 gene encoding uncharacterized protein LOC118241434 — protein MYPVINLHQVDCHVCRSNLRECVHWGVPLTPAETAPEQITGPQPPIFINSEGEDEGHLPPSPFPESPQHQSEVLIEDVQEQGEEDESADDADDGYDGYDGDDEDDGDDGDNDDGGDEDDWTPQDTILHVFGQSHLTIQLPEVSTQFVTDLALDSLRTLMEPVHEYLRRNRTNRNTQMNPCTVGLPGEAPSTSPTCAGSSSGVSNPSQEEDDEVRLICAIRSAQANQPTSRPTSPGPFDCMVPEYGRDHPLLAMKAWRADAWGASFGAAGEN, from the exons ATGTACCCGGTCATTAACCTGCATCAGGTCGACTGCCATG tgtgCAGATCCAATCTGCGAGAATGTGTTCATTGGGGTGTCCCTCTGACTCCTGCTGAGACAGCACCAGAACAAATCACTGGACCTCAGCCCCCCATCTTCATcaacagtgagggagaggatgaaggtCACCTACCTCCCTCACCTTTCCCAGAAAGCCCCCAGCATCAGAGTGAAGTCCTGATAGAGGATGTGCAGGAACAAGGTGAAGAGGATGAGAGtgctgatgatgctgatgatggtTATGATGGttatgatggtgatgatgaggatgatggtgatgatggtgataatgatgatggtggtgatgaggaTGACTGGACTCCTCAGGACACGATATTGCACGTCTTTGGCCAGAGCCATTTGACCATTCAACTTCCAGAGGTTTCCACTCAGTTTGTCACTGATCTAGCTCTGGACAGCCTGAGAACACTCATGGAACCTGTGCACGAATATCTGCGCaggaacagaacaaacagaaacacacagatgaatcCGTGCACTGTTGGACTTCCAGGAGAGGCACCATCAACTAGCCCTACCTGCGCAGGCAGCAGCTCCGGTGTGTCAAATCCTTCTCAAGAAGAAGACGACGAAGTGAGGCTCATTTGCGCCATTCGGAGCGCCCAAGCAAATCAGCCCACGAGCCGCCCGACGTCTCCCGGGCCCTTTGACTGCATGGTGCCCGAATATGGCAGGGACCACCCTCTGCTTGCCATGAAGGCTTGGAGGGCCGATGCATGGGGTGCCAGCTTCGGGGCAGCAGGGGAGAACTAG
- the LOC118241435 gene encoding uncharacterized protein LOC118241435, producing MYPVINLHQVDCHVCRSNLRECVHWGVPLTPAETAPEQITGPQPPIFINSEGEDEGHLPPSPFPESPQHQSEVLIEDVQEQGEEDESADDADDGYDGYDGDDEDDGDDGDNDDGGDEDDWTPQDTILHVFGQSHLTIQLPEVSTQFVTDLALDSLRTLMEPVHEYLRRNRTNRNTQMNPCTVGLPGEAPSTSPTCAGSSSGVSNPSQEEDDEVRLICAIRSAQANQPTSRPTSPGPFDCMVPEYGRDHPLLAMKAWRADAWGASFGAAGENYTPGWYPIYHTPPSTDASRPSNTDLAATAQTEHAQHSSGPENTPRDPDEVRAHSSSAAPAVGQSGRSQREQSRSRKRSREANSPSSSHSSESESSPSKMRRENEQE from the exons ATGTACCCGGTCATTAACCTGCATCAGGTCGACTGCCATG tgtgCAGATCCAATCTGCGAGAATGTGTTCATTGGGGTGTCCCTCTGACTCCTGCTGAGACAGCACCAGAACAAATCACTGGACCTCAGCCCCCCATCTTCATcaacagtgagggagaggatgaaggtCACCTACCTCCCTCACCTTTCCCAGAAAGCCCCCAGCATCAGAGTGAAGTCCTGATAGAGGATGTGCAGGAACAAGGTGAAGAGGATGAGAGtgctgatgatgctgatgatggtTATGATGGttatgatggtgatgatgaggatgatggtgatgatggtgataatgatgatggtggtgatgaggaTGACTGGACTCCTCAGGACACGATATTGCACGTCTTTGGCCAGAGCCATTTGACCATTCAACTTCCAGAGGTTTCCACTCAGTTTGTCACTGATCTAGCTCTGGACAGCCTGAGAACACTCATGGAACCTGTGCACGAATATCTGCGCaggaacagaacaaacagaaacacacagatgaatcCGTGCACTGTTGGACTTCCAGGAGAGGCACCATCAACTAGCCCTACCTGCGCAGGCAGCAGCTCCGGTGTGTCAAATCCTTCTCAAGAAGAAGACGACGAAGTGAGGCTCATTTGCGCCATTCGGAGCGCCCAAGCAAATCAGCCCACGAGCCGCCCGACGTCTCCCGGGCCCTTTGACTGCATGGTGCCCGAATATGGCAGGGACCACCCTCTGCTTGCCATGAAGGCTTGGAGGGCCGATGCATGGGGTGCCAGCTTCGGGGCAGCAGGGGAGAACTACACACCTGGATGGTATCCAATTTACCATACTCCACCATCTACTGATGCCTCCAGGCCATCAAACACGGATTTAGCGGCGACGGCACAGACTGAACATGCTCAGCACAGCTCCGGGCCTGAAAACACTCCCAGAGATCCTGATGAGGTCAGAGctcacagctccagtgctgctcctgccgtgGGCCAGAGCGGCAGAAGCCAGAGGGAGCAAAGTAGgtccaggaagaggagcagagaggcgAACTCCCCgagctcctctcacagctccgaGAGCGAGAGCAGCCCCAGCAAGATGAGACGAGAGAATGAACAGGAATGA
- the LOC118241436 gene encoding uncharacterized protein LOC118241436, with product MYPVINLHQVDCHVCRSNLRECVHWGVPLTPAETAPEQITGPQPPIFINSEGEDEGHLPPSPFPESPQHQSEVLIEDVQEQGEEDESADDADDGYDGYDGDDEDDGDDGDNDDGGDEDDWTPQDTILHVFGQSHLTIQLPEVSTQFVTDLALDSLRTLMEPVHEYLRRNRTNRNTQMNPCTVGLPGEAPSTSPTCAGSSSGVSNPSQEEDDEVRLICAIRSAQANQPTSRPTSPGPFDCMVPEYGRDHPLLAMKAWRADAWGASFGAAGENYTPGWYPIYHTPPSTDASRPSNTDLAATAQTEHAQHSSGPENTPRDPVEVRAHSSSAAPAVGQSGRSQREQSRSRKRSREANSPSSSHSSESESSPSKMRRENEQE from the exons ATGTACCCGGTCATTAACCTGCATCAGGTCGACTGCCATG tgtgCAGATCCAATCTGCGAGAATGTGTTCATTGGGGTGTCCCTCTGACTCCTGCTGAGACAGCACCAGAACAAATCACTGGACCTCAGCCCCCCATCTTCATcaacagtgagggagaggatgaaggtCACCTACCTCCCTCACCTTTCCCAGAAAGCCCCCAGCATCAGAGTGAAGTCCTGATAGAGGATGTGCAGGAACAAGGTGAAGAGGATGAGAGtgctgatgatgctgatgatggtTATGATGGttatgatggtgatgatgaggatgatggtgatgatggtgataatgatgatggtggtgatgaggaTGACTGGACTCCTCAGGACACGATATTGCACGTCTTTGGCCAGAGCCATTTGACCATTCAACTTCCAGAGGTTTCCACTCAGTTTGTCACTGATCTAGCTCTGGACAGCCTGAGAACACTCATGGAACCTGTGCACGAATATCTGCGCaggaacagaacaaacagaaacacacagatgaatcCGTGCACTGTTGGACTTCCAGGAGAGGCACCATCAACTAGCCCTACCTGCGCAGGCAGCAGCTCCGGTGTGTCAAATCCTTCTCAAGAAGAAGACGACGAAGTGAGGCTCATTTGCGCCATTCGGAGCGCCCAAGCAAATCAGCCCACGAGCCGCCCGACGTCTCCCGGGCCCTTTGACTGCATGGTGCCCGAATATGGCAGGGACCACCCTCTGCTTGCCATGAAGGCTTGGAGGGCCGATGCATGGGGTGCCAGCTTCGGGGCAGCAGGGGAGAACTACACACCTGGATGGTATCCAATTTACCATACTCCACCATCTACTGATGCCTCCAGGCCATCAAACACGGATTTAGCGGCGACGGCACAGACTGAACATGCTCAGCACAGCTCCGGGCCTGAAAACACTCCCAGAGATCCTGTTGAGGTCAGAGctcacagctccagtgctgctcctgccgtgGGCCAGAGCGGCAGAAGCCAGAGGGAGCAAAGTAGgtccaggaagaggagcagagaggcgAACTCCCCgagctcctctcacagctccgaGAGCGAGAGCAGCCCCAGCAAGATGAGACGAGAGAATGAACAGGAATGA
- the ica1 gene encoding LOW QUALITY PROTEIN: islet cell autoantigen 1 (The sequence of the model RefSeq protein was modified relative to this genomic sequence to represent the inferred CDS: deleted 1 base in 1 codon) → MDGGNYVFCREYFDRFVQSQDSSVVNKFQQKYWKTKQTLIKVTGKKEDQHVVASDADLDAKLEVFHSVQRTCMELLKVIEQYQRRICLLSQEENELGRFLRSQGSQDKSWAGKIMQATGKALCFSSQQRLALRVPLCRLYQEVETFRYRAISDTWLTVNRMEQSRTEYRGALLWMKDVSQELDPDTHKHMEKFRKVQAQVRFTKASFDKLKNDVCQKVDLLGASRCNLLSHVLTNYQTTLLHFWEKTSHTMAAIHESFKGCRPCNLSEPKNKASDQGTKKRGKKKHTKVRSGDAESSVTVEATLISVDDDLHKDTVQSGPEEVLSSNSRQDKDSLTLLSEILGSSSLEEFSCEWREVFGEDEGGSAVLADTQAEEEKASFFLPSQLLDQTMNNLQSAVSGWSMGNSQNTKQTAGVNQVTSKPSARELSKTARDRSAWFNLFADLDPLTNPDTVGRTDEEHELLTA, encoded by the exons ATGGACGGGGGAAACTA CGTGTTCTGCCGTGAATAT TTTGATCGCTTTGTTCAAAGCCAAGACTCCTCCGTGGTGAACAAGTTCCAGCAGAAGTactggaaaaccaaacaaacactaatTAAAGTCACGGGAAAGAAAGAAGACCAGCACGTCGTGGCTTCAGACGCAGACCTTGATGCAAAACTTGAG GTGTTCCACTCGGTGCAGAGGACATGCATGGAACTCCTCAAAGTGATAGAACAGTACCAGAGAAGGATCTGCC tTCTGTCCCAGGAGGAGAATGAGTTGGGCCGGTTCCTACGCTCACAGGGTTCTCAGGACAAGAGCTGGGCAGGGAAGATCATGCAGGCCACAGGGAAGGCCCTCTGCTTCTCCTCCCAGCAAAG ACTGGCACTGCGTGTGCCGTTGTGTCGCCTGTATCAGGAGGTGGAGACCTTCCGCTACCGGGCCATCTCAGACACGTGGCTGACTGTGAACCGGATGGAGCAGTCCAGGACGGAGTACCGTGGCGCCCTGCTCTGGATGAAGGACGTGTCCCAGGAGTTGGATCCCGACACGCATAAACACATGGAAAAGTTCCGCAAG GTCCAGGCTCAGGTGCGCTTTACCAAGGCGTCCTTTGACAAACTGAAGAACGACGTGTGTCAGAAGGTGGACCTGCTGGGAGCCAGCCGCTGTAATCTGCTCTCCCACGTACTCACGAACTACCAG ACCACGCTGTTGCATTTCTGGGAGAAAACGTCGCACACCATGGCAGCCATTCACGAGAGCTTCAAAGGCTGCAGACCCTGCAACCTCTCCGAGCCTAAG AATAAAGCATCAGATCagggaacaaaaaaaagaggaaagaaaaaacacacgAAAGTCAGAAGTGGAGACGCAGAATCCAGTGTGACAGTAGAGGCCAC GCTTATTTCAGTAGATGACGATTTACATAAAGACACAGTCCAGTCAG GCCCTGAGGAGGTGCTGTCCAGCAATAGCAGACAGGACAAGGATAGCCTGACTCTGCTGAGTGAGATCCTGGGCTCCAGCTCACTGGAGGAGTTCTCCTGTGAGTGGCGGGAGGTGTTCGGAGAGGATGAGGGCGGCTCAGCCGTGCTGGCCGACACCCAGGCCGAGGAAGAGAAGGCCTCGTTCTTCCTCCCATCACAGCTTCTCGACCAGACCATGAACAATCTGCAGTCTGCAGTCTCAG GCTGGAGTATGGGTAATTCTCAGAACACCAAACAAACTGCGGGAGTCAATCAGGTCACATCCAAACCATCAGCTAGAG AGTTGTCTAAAACTGCGCGGGATCGCTCTGCATGGTTCAACCTGTTCGCCGATTTGGACCCGCTCACCAATCCCGACACTGTGGGGAGAACCGATGAGGAGCATGAGCTGCTCACAGCATGA
- the LOC113567840 gene encoding glucocorticoid-induced transcript 1 protein — MDVITGSYLCGQWPREFPRTQHACMTDKATQTPGVWTDDWRGLKKHRRSSSWSSADHRREITKLCLQVRQNVVGIQHNKEKEKEAVSSLSQVQTKLNPASIANGSIAKPAMCRLSSCNDSINHELESVFVTDTWGKQHERELQDGRCAPVPPHPSSDPHMLCADAHLCSHGKRSLHAFSASDPTDDNVNESSSPLPLLVSSPKPNNSFVFKRVPPEGCEKVTVFEEIVSHGFPIFSCPDRNRVSFVPTGAGPFCPVRTPASLPTPLQLQVPERSHHGVVQPGQGPRQPPTASIAGAGSSSGAGRRDPPGTEGPGHRLGC; from the exons ATGGATGTAATAACAGGTTCATACCTATGTGGCCAGTGGCCCCGCGAGTTCCCTCGGACGCAGCACGCCTGCATGACGGACAAGGCCACACAG ACCCCTGGGGTTTGGACAGATGATTGGAGAGGACTGAAAAAACACAGGCGTTCGTCATCCTGGTCAAGTGCTGATCATCGGAGAGaa ATTACCAAACTGTGTCTACAGGTACGGCAGAATGTTGTGGGAATTCAGCATAataaggagaaagagaaggaggcagTTTCCTCACTTAGCCAAGTTcag actaAACTGAACCCAGCATCCATAGCCAATGGATCCATCGCGAAGCCAGCTATGTGCAGACTGAGCAGCTGTAATGACAGTATTAACCATGAactggagagtgtgtttgtcaCGGATACCTGGGGAAAACAGCACGAGAGG GAGTTGCAGGATGGACGGTGTGCACCAGTTCCCCCTCATCCGAGCAGTGATCCCCACATGCTGTGCGCCGATGCCCACCTTTGTTCCCACGGCAAACGCAGCCTCCACGCCTTCTCTGCCAGTGACCCGACGGACGACAATG TAAATGAGAGCAGCTCACcactccccctgctggtcagcTCTCCCAAGCCCAACAACAGCTTCGTCTTCAAGCGTGTTCCTCCTGAGGGCTGCGAGAAGGTCACGGTGTTTGAGGAGATTGT GTCACATGGCTTCCCCATCTTCTCCTGTCCTGACAGAAACCGGGTGAGCTTCGTCCCGACGGGCGCAGGACCATTCTGTCCTGTAAGAACACCAGCCTCGCTCCCCACTCCCCTACAACTGCAGGTCCCAGAACGTTCCCACCACGGGGTCGTCCAGCCTGGCCAGGGGCCGAGGCAGCCCCCCACAGCCTCTATTGCCGGTGCTGGCTCCAGCAGCGGAGCTGGCCGGAGGGATCCCCCAGGCACCGAAGGTCCAGGCCACAGGCTCGGGTGCTGA